From Roseibium alexandrii DFL-11, the proteins below share one genomic window:
- a CDS encoding TlyA family RNA methyltransferase, with protein MSKQRLDQHLVDTGHFPSRARARDAILRGTVSVNGAVCGKPAQKVAANAAIAVEDPAAGYVSRAALKLIEGLRTFNVTPVDKICLDIGASTGGFTQVLLQNGATRVHAIDVGHDQLHDKLRRDPRVIAQDGLNARELTQEHLGGDRPKLLVSDVSFISLKLALPPALDLAAPGADGIFLVKPQFEAGKDKIGKGGLVDPEIAEATAKHLQDWLGTVPGWTAGDLIPSPVKGGDGNAEWLLYGKKAA; from the coding sequence ATGTCCAAACAACGCCTTGATCAACATCTCGTCGACACCGGCCACTTCCCGTCCCGTGCCCGTGCCCGGGATGCGATCTTGCGCGGCACGGTTTCGGTGAACGGTGCGGTCTGCGGCAAACCAGCTCAAAAGGTCGCCGCGAATGCTGCAATTGCCGTGGAAGATCCTGCGGCAGGCTACGTCTCCCGCGCTGCGCTGAAACTGATTGAGGGGCTGCGCACCTTCAATGTCACACCGGTAGACAAGATTTGCCTTGATATCGGCGCATCCACCGGGGGCTTCACACAGGTTCTGCTGCAAAACGGGGCAACGAGAGTCCACGCCATCGACGTTGGACATGACCAACTGCACGACAAGCTGCGCCGCGATCCCCGGGTGATTGCTCAAGATGGGTTGAATGCCCGTGAGTTGACCCAAGAGCATCTAGGGGGCGACCGGCCGAAGCTGCTGGTCTCCGATGTCAGCTTTATTTCCCTGAAACTCGCCCTCCCTCCCGCCCTTGATCTTGCAGCCCCGGGGGCGGACGGCATCTTTCTGGTGAAGCCGCAATTCGAGGCCGGTAAGGACAAAATCGGCAAAGGCGGGCTGGTGGACCCGGAAATTGCCGAGGCCACCGCCAAACACTTGCAGGATTGGCTCGGAACCGTGCCTGGCTGGACCGCCGGAGATTTGATCCCATCCCCCGTAAAAGGCGGCGACGGCAACGCCGAATGGCTGCTCTACGGGAAGAAAGCGGCCTAA
- a CDS encoding class I SAM-dependent RNA methyltransferase: protein MTETRLEITELGHRGDGIAFTGTGPVYVAGGLPGETVEAEIQNGRVQNPDYLSQSPDRIEPVCRHYAACGGCSVQHLAEAPYLSWKRNLVEKALKTQGIDAEVAQTIAATEGGRRRAAFTATRAGRAVLLGYHEKASHKLVDISECPVLDPSITSALKGLKSLAADLVPKNGELRITVLSTTSGLDVAFDKADKAYDRKIPALSQKTVELDLARLSVNGEVLLEVRPPLLDMGGTGLVPPPGGFTQATLAAEQALSELVVAGVGKAKTVADLFSGVGTFALRLARTANVHAVEGDSAAIAALDRSLRKPQGLKKVTFEKRDLFRRPLVPEELEPFAAVVFDPPRAGAQAQAEMLAKSKVKTIVAVSCNPATLARDLRILIDGGYALHTVTPVDQFHFSPHIEAVAVLKRE from the coding sequence ATGACTGAGACGCGACTAGAAATCACCGAGCTGGGCCATCGGGGAGATGGCATTGCTTTCACTGGAACAGGGCCTGTTTATGTGGCCGGAGGCCTGCCGGGCGAGACTGTTGAGGCCGAAATCCAAAACGGACGGGTGCAGAACCCTGACTATCTGTCCCAATCGCCGGACCGGATTGAGCCGGTGTGCCGGCATTACGCGGCCTGTGGCGGCTGCTCGGTGCAGCATCTGGCCGAAGCGCCCTATCTGTCGTGGAAACGGAACCTCGTCGAAAAAGCACTCAAAACCCAGGGCATAGACGCTGAAGTGGCACAGACCATCGCAGCGACCGAAGGCGGACGGCGGCGGGCGGCCTTTACGGCGACCCGGGCCGGGCGCGCGGTTCTTCTCGGCTATCATGAGAAGGCCAGCCACAAGCTGGTCGACATTTCCGAATGTCCGGTGCTCGACCCAAGCATCACCAGCGCACTCAAGGGCCTGAAGTCCCTGGCAGCCGATTTGGTGCCGAAGAACGGCGAACTCCGGATAACCGTGCTCAGCACCACCTCAGGTCTGGATGTAGCCTTCGACAAGGCCGACAAGGCTTATGACCGCAAGATCCCGGCGTTGAGCCAGAAGACCGTGGAGCTGGATCTGGCGCGCCTCAGTGTGAACGGCGAAGTCCTGCTGGAAGTGCGCCCGCCCTTGCTCGACATGGGTGGCACCGGCCTCGTCCCGCCACCGGGCGGCTTCACGCAGGCAACGCTTGCCGCCGAACAAGCACTTTCGGAACTTGTCGTTGCAGGTGTTGGCAAGGCCAAGACCGTGGCCGATCTGTTTTCAGGTGTCGGCACCTTTGCGCTCAGGCTTGCCCGCACAGCCAACGTCCATGCGGTTGAGGGCGACTCAGCTGCGATTGCAGCGCTCGACCGCTCCTTACGCAAGCCGCAGGGCTTGAAGAAGGTGACATTTGAAAAGCGGGATCTTTTCCGCCGCCCGCTGGTGCCGGAAGAGCTGGAGCCGTTTGCCGCCGTTGTTTTCGACCCGCCACGCGCCGGCGCTCAAGCCCAGGCAGAGATGCTGGCAAAATCGAAAGTGAAGACGATCGTCGCCGTCTCCTGCAATCCGGCAACGCTGGCTCGGGATTTGAGGATCCTGATCGACGGCGGCTATGCGCTTCACACTGTCACCCCGGTGGACCAGTTCCACTTCTCGCCCCATATTGAGGCGGTGGCGGTTCTAAAACGGGAGTGA
- a CDS encoding SCO family protein produces the protein MSGLKLFRYVAWAAVAVLACVAGALVYLQTTSSNNSGALIEPLAAIGGPFELVGGNGETVTDQTLAGKPTVMFFGFTYCPDVCPTTLSELQGWIEALGPDADKLNYAFVSVDPERDTPDVMRDYVGAFDDRILALTGSRENIDSMLKAYRVYAKRVPLDDGDYTMDHSAAVYLMNADNKFVGTIAYGEVEETALAKLKRLIQNAPASS, from the coding sequence ATGTCAGGTTTGAAACTCTTCCGGTACGTGGCTTGGGCGGCAGTTGCCGTCCTTGCCTGCGTGGCCGGCGCGCTTGTCTATCTGCAAACCACATCCAGCAACAATTCCGGTGCCTTGATCGAGCCGCTGGCTGCCATTGGTGGCCCGTTTGAGCTGGTCGGCGGAAATGGAGAAACTGTCACCGACCAGACGCTGGCCGGAAAACCGACAGTCATGTTCTTCGGTTTCACTTATTGCCCGGACGTCTGCCCCACCACCTTGTCGGAACTGCAGGGCTGGATCGAAGCTCTTGGCCCGGATGCAGACAAACTCAACTACGCCTTTGTCAGCGTTGATCCGGAGAGGGATACTCCAGACGTGATGCGCGATTATGTCGGTGCATTCGATGACCGCATCCTTGCCCTGACCGGGTCCCGCGAGAACATCGATTCAATGCTGAAGGCCTATCGGGTCTATGCAAAGCGGGTTCCACTTGACGACGGCGACTATACGATGGACCATTCAGCGGCCGTCTACCTGATGAATGCTGACAACAAGTTCGTCGGCACCATTGCGTATGGCGAAGTGGAAGAAACAGCGCTGGCCAAACTCAAGCGGCTGATCCAAAATGCCCCTGCCTCGTCCTGA